A genomic window from Triticum urartu cultivar G1812 chromosome 7, Tu2.1, whole genome shotgun sequence includes:
- the LOC125525506 gene encoding uncharacterized protein LOC125525506, producing MMQRDLCCRRTYKKQRLSMGDCRLKRCKCCNFTRGSMLEVVCVGGSSSQGLAPWTGELSQTTWTHQGQGLHAAKSKATAKKTGLDVVTEEAQAAGNREADYSVCTTGIPNSNSNISDDITMSSAKL from the exons AAGCAGAGACTTAGCATGGGGGACTGCCGCTTGAAGAGATGCAAATGTTGCAACTTCACCAGAGGTTCTATGTTGGAAGTTGTGTGTGTCGGTGGTTCAAG TTCACAAGGATTGGCACCATGGACTGGAGAATTGTCGCAAACAACATGGACACACCAGGGGCAGGGGCTGCATGCTGCCAAGTCCAAGGCGACTGCCAAGAAGACTGGGCTCGATGTAGTGACCGAGGAGGCGCAGGCCGCAGG AAACAGAGAAGCTGATTATTCTGTTTGCACGACGGGTATCCCAAATTCTAATTCAAACATTAGTGATGATATAACAATGTCGTCTGCCAAATTGTGA